One part of the Verrucomicrobiia bacterium genome encodes these proteins:
- a CDS encoding efflux RND transporter periplasmic adaptor subunit, with amino-acid sequence MSCPRERARSPFRQSPTAVPAVVACLLAASLLAACGKRPKPDEGRKNIEIAIPVEVQPVARGPIESTLRTFATLEAEQEVKVFARTANRVVVLHVEEGDEVAQDAVLLELDDTNQRVALARAENSLTKARQELERLSALHAQNLISDQVFHDTQFEVRGLELALADARRELDHTVVRAPLAGTLTRRLVNLGDLVNVNQHLFDLVDFGSIVARIHIPEKNLTQVAVGQIARVTATALGDRSFPGVVRRIAPIVDARSGTVRLTVGFDDIGPLRPGMYVDVELILGSNPDAILLSKRALILDGDQTYAFRLDEGRRVRRIRIEARASDRFHVEPATGFADGDFVVIAGQTGLKDGALVRLPDDPEPAQEPQEKSAGLSAAKR; translated from the coding sequence TTGAGTTGTCCTCGGGAACGGGCCCGCAGCCCCTTCAGACAAAGTCCGACAGCAGTCCCGGCTGTCGTCGCCTGCCTGCTTGCCGCCTCCCTCCTCGCCGCCTGCGGAAAGCGGCCCAAGCCGGACGAAGGCCGGAAGAACATCGAGATCGCCATTCCGGTCGAGGTCCAGCCCGTCGCCCGCGGTCCCATCGAATCCACCCTCCGCACCTTCGCCACCCTCGAAGCCGAACAGGAGGTCAAGGTCTTCGCCCGGACCGCCAATCGCGTGGTCGTCCTCCACGTCGAGGAAGGCGACGAGGTGGCCCAGGACGCCGTCCTCCTCGAACTCGACGACACCAATCAACGGGTGGCCCTGGCACGGGCCGAGAATTCCCTCACCAAGGCCCGCCAGGAACTCGAACGTCTCAGCGCCCTCCACGCCCAGAACCTCATCAGCGACCAGGTCTTTCACGACACCCAGTTCGAGGTGCGCGGACTTGAACTCGCCCTTGCCGATGCCCGCCGGGAACTCGACCACACCGTCGTCCGCGCCCCCCTCGCCGGCACCCTCACCCGCCGCCTCGTCAACCTCGGCGACCTCGTCAATGTCAACCAGCACCTCTTCGACCTGGTCGATTTCGGTTCCATCGTCGCCCGCATCCACATCCCCGAGAAAAACCTCACCCAGGTCGCCGTCGGCCAGATCGCCCGTGTCACCGCCACCGCCCTCGGCGATCGTTCCTTCCCCGGGGTCGTCCGCCGCATCGCCCCCATCGTCGATGCCCGCTCCGGCACGGTCCGGCTCACGGTGGGCTTCGACGACATCGGCCCCCTCCGTCCCGGCATGTACGTCGATGTGGAACTGATCCTGGGAAGCAATCCCGACGCGATCCTCCTCTCGAAACGGGCTCTCATTCTCGATGGCGACCAGACCTACGCCTTCCGCCTGGATGAGGGCCGCCGGGTCCGGCGCATCCGCATCGAGGCCCGGGCCAGCGACCGGTTCCATGTCGAACCCGCCACCGGCTTCGCCGACGGCGACTTCGTGGTGATCGCCGGGCAGACGGGACTCAAGGACGGAGCCCTGGTCCGCCTTCCCGACGACCCGGAACCAGCCCAGGAACCGCAGGAGAAATCCGCCGGCCTCAGCGCCGCCAAGCGATGA
- a CDS encoding efflux RND transporter permease subunit, giving the protein MNAPAARPPRHFTTHRPVAVLMVFTAAVVFGFFSFQRLPVTLMPELTYPSLTVRTEYPGAAPEEVENEISRPIEEALGVLGGLNRLTSVSRAGLSDVTLEFLWGTDMAKAAQEALEKLDLVFLPREAERPLILRFDPALDPIMELSLAGSGDRFEGEDGLRRLRRLADLQVKRALEPIKGVAAVRVRGGLEEEYHVLLDKPALDRTGLSVQTVIDRLRQENINIAGGTLKEGRTEYMVRALNEYADLHEIAETIVARLDGREVRLKDLATVVRSHRERDILTRTQGAESVQIDIYKEADANIVAVARAVTSAVGRIVPPSDTAPARPQRQFGPPRPPPPPSLAQRLSDREGAVLRVVADRSVFIESSIREVRNAALFGGLLAIAVLYLFLRDFKTTAIIGVSIPMSLLVTFAPLHLLGVSLNIMSLGGLALGVGMLVDNSIVVLESIFRCRQEGDDPVAAAIRGTAEVRSAVVASTLTSVAVFLPMVFVEGIAGQTFGDLSLAVVTSLLASLAVAVFFIPMLASRQAPRWAADSAPGPAPGLASWHQFRDSIASTRGPWRLVALPWFLLRLTVAVPLELLGRLLLALLAGFAWSFRHAIAPAATRSARLLLVPPARLVGRAIEALQDRYPRWIQSSLAHPLPVLGAVAVAAVLTWQLGSRLDTELLPQVHQGEFTFEVDLPVGTPLEETIAVLSPVEQAILDDLDAIEAVLVTFGYDVTNIKRSDEGEHTARFKIVLRPSRNPAATEERVLARLRARFARLPDAEVRVARPVLFSSQRPIVVELQGDDLAALRTLSARAESLLAPRPELADVEVSLRRGAPEIQVTYHRDRLALYGLNVGTVARQVRDLVQGFEATRFNLKDRRIPVVVRLAETDRAHVEDVGRLVVNPGGERPIPLSAVAQLQLGEGPNEIRRVDGQRVALLQANVGSASLGAAVAAVQSTLRRDIAWPADMAFAIRGQNEEWERSRGSLYLALGLSLFLVYVIMAAQFESLLQPLVIMASIPLAFFGSVVGLALTQTPVSVVVFLGLIVLAGIVVNNAIVLVDCANQLRARGLPLAEALASAGRIRLRPILLTTATTALGLLPMALGLGDGAEIRTPLALTVIFGLTTSTVLTLGVIPVLYHLVVGTRERWFPVVPLHDAAPQS; this is encoded by the coding sequence ATGAACGCCCCGGCCGCGCGTCCGCCCCGCCACTTCACCACGCACCGGCCGGTCGCGGTGCTGATGGTCTTCACGGCGGCCGTGGTCTTCGGCTTCTTTTCCTTTCAGCGCCTTCCGGTCACCCTGATGCCGGAACTGACCTACCCCTCCCTCACCGTCCGCACCGAGTATCCCGGCGCCGCCCCCGAGGAGGTCGAAAACGAGATCAGCCGCCCGATCGAGGAGGCCCTCGGCGTCCTCGGCGGACTCAACCGCCTCACCAGCGTCAGTCGCGCCGGCCTCAGCGACGTCACCCTCGAATTCCTCTGGGGCACCGACATGGCCAAGGCGGCCCAGGAAGCCCTCGAAAAGCTCGACCTCGTCTTTCTCCCCCGCGAGGCGGAACGCCCCCTCATCCTCCGGTTCGATCCCGCCCTCGATCCCATCATGGAACTGAGCCTGGCCGGCTCCGGGGACCGCTTCGAAGGTGAGGACGGCCTGCGCCGCCTCCGCCGCCTCGCCGATCTCCAGGTCAAACGCGCCCTCGAACCCATCAAGGGCGTCGCCGCCGTCCGGGTCCGCGGCGGCCTCGAGGAGGAATACCACGTTCTCCTCGACAAACCTGCCCTCGACCGGACCGGCCTCTCGGTTCAGACCGTCATCGACCGCCTCCGCCAGGAAAACATCAACATCGCCGGCGGCACCCTCAAGGAGGGCCGCACGGAATACATGGTCCGCGCTCTCAACGAATACGCGGACCTCCACGAAATTGCCGAAACCATCGTCGCCCGCCTCGATGGCCGCGAGGTGCGCCTCAAGGACCTCGCCACGGTCGTCCGCTCCCACCGCGAACGCGACATCCTGACCCGCACCCAGGGCGCCGAGAGCGTCCAGATCGACATCTACAAGGAAGCCGACGCCAACATCGTCGCCGTCGCCAGGGCCGTGACCTCGGCGGTCGGTCGCATCGTCCCGCCTTCCGACACCGCACCGGCACGCCCGCAGCGCCAGTTCGGACCCCCGCGCCCCCCGCCCCCCCCTTCCCTCGCCCAACGACTCTCCGACCGCGAAGGCGCCGTGCTCCGCGTCGTGGCCGACCGTTCGGTCTTCATCGAAAGCAGCATCCGCGAAGTCCGCAATGCCGCCCTCTTCGGCGGCCTCCTCGCCATCGCCGTCCTCTACCTCTTCCTCCGCGATTTCAAGACCACCGCCATCATCGGGGTCAGCATCCCGATGTCCCTCCTCGTCACCTTCGCCCCCCTCCATCTCCTGGGCGTCTCCCTCAACATCATGTCCCTCGGCGGCCTCGCCCTCGGCGTTGGCATGCTGGTGGACAATTCCATCGTCGTCCTGGAATCCATCTTCCGCTGCCGTCAGGAGGGCGACGATCCGGTCGCCGCCGCCATCCGCGGGACCGCCGAGGTGCGCTCCGCCGTCGTCGCTTCCACGCTCACCTCGGTTGCCGTCTTCCTCCCCATGGTCTTCGTCGAGGGGATCGCCGGGCAGACCTTCGGTGACCTCAGCCTCGCCGTGGTGACGTCCCTCCTCGCCTCGCTGGCCGTGGCGGTGTTTTTCATCCCCATGCTGGCCAGTCGTCAGGCACCCCGCTGGGCCGCCGATTCCGCCCCCGGCCCCGCCCCGGGCCTCGCCTCCTGGCACCAATTCCGGGATTCCATCGCCTCCACCCGCGGCCCCTGGCGCCTCGTCGCTCTGCCCTGGTTCCTCCTTCGCCTCACGGTCGCCGTTCCCCTCGAGCTTCTCGGACGCCTCCTCCTTGCGCTCCTCGCCGGATTCGCCTGGTCCTTCCGCCACGCCATCGCCCCCGCCGCAACCCGGTCCGCCCGCCTCCTCCTCGTCCCGCCCGCCCGCCTCGTCGGCAGGGCCATCGAGGCGCTGCAGGACCGGTACCCGCGCTGGATCCAGTCCTCCCTCGCCCACCCCTTGCCCGTCCTGGGCGCCGTGGCCGTCGCCGCCGTTCTCACCTGGCAGCTCGGAAGCCGGCTCGACACCGAACTCCTCCCCCAGGTGCATCAGGGCGAGTTCACCTTCGAAGTCGATCTTCCCGTCGGAACGCCCCTCGAGGAGACCATCGCGGTCCTCAGCCCGGTCGAACAAGCCATCCTCGACGACCTCGATGCCATCGAGGCGGTGCTCGTGACGTTCGGGTACGACGTCACCAACATCAAACGTTCCGACGAAGGCGAGCACACCGCCCGCTTCAAGATCGTCCTCCGCCCCTCCCGCAATCCCGCCGCCACCGAGGAACGCGTGCTCGCCCGCCTTCGCGCCCGCTTCGCCCGTCTTCCCGACGCCGAGGTCCGTGTCGCCCGGCCGGTCCTCTTCAGCTCCCAACGTCCCATCGTGGTCGAGCTTCAGGGGGACGACCTCGCCGCCCTCCGCACGCTGTCCGCCCGCGCCGAATCCCTTCTCGCCCCCCGCCCCGAACTCGCCGATGTCGAGGTCAGCCTCCGTCGTGGCGCCCCCGAGATCCAGGTCACCTACCACCGCGACCGCCTCGCCCTCTACGGCCTCAATGTGGGCACCGTGGCCCGGCAGGTGCGCGACCTGGTCCAGGGCTTCGAGGCCACCCGCTTCAACCTCAAGGACCGCCGCATCCCCGTGGTCGTCCGCCTCGCCGAGACCGATCGCGCCCACGTCGAGGACGTCGGCCGCCTCGTGGTCAATCCGGGAGGCGAACGACCCATCCCCCTGTCCGCCGTCGCCCAGCTCCAGCTCGGTGAAGGCCCCAACGAAATCCGCCGCGTCGATGGCCAGCGCGTCGCCCTCCTCCAGGCCAACGTCGGCAGCGCCTCCCTCGGCGCCGCTGTCGCCGCCGTCCAGTCCACCCTCCGCCGCGACATCGCCTGGCCCGCCGACATGGCCTTTGCCATCCGCGGCCAGAACGAGGAATGGGAACGCAGCCGCGGCAGCCTCTACCTCGCCCTCGGCCTCAGCCTCTTCCTCGTCTATGTGATCATGGCCGCCCAGTTCGAATCCCTCCTCCAGCCGCTGGTGATCATGGCCTCCATCCCCCTCGCCTTCTTCGGTTCCGTCGTCGGTCTCGCCCTCACCCAGACCCCCGTCTCGGTGGTCGTCTTCCTCGGCCTCATCGTCCTCGCCGGCATCGTCGTCAACAACGCCATCGTCCTCGTCGATTGCGCCAACCAGCTCCGCGCCCGCGGCCTTCCCCTCGCCGAGGCCCTCGCCTCCGCCGGCCGCATCCGCCTCCGCCCCATCCTCCTCACCACCGCCACCACCGCCCTGGGCCTCCTCCCCATGGCCCTGGGCCTCGGCGACGGTGCCGAAATCCGCACCCCGCTTGCCCTCACCGTGATCTTCGGCCTCACCACCTCGACGGTCCTGACCCTCGGCGTCATCCCCGTCCTCTACCACCTGGTCGTCGGCACCCGCGAACGCTGGTTCCCCGTCGTCCCCCTCCACGATGCCGCCCCCCAGTCCTGA
- a CDS encoding efflux RND transporter permease subunit, whose translation MPPPSPELPPQDRTEEFASTLTRVSLRRRVTVLVLLLAILVVGVVATVGIPLELFPRGYTGHSLNVWVPWQDAPVQEVLQKITLPLEEELSTVRGLDGINSYSGKGSAGAFLRFKRGTDMDVAYREVRDRVQRARLLLPSDADRIFIRKEDASGIPVAVIGMAIDPGLTDYYTLIRRQVVQRFERLDGVANVRTDGLEEKEILIEVNRQRAESSGLNLYQLSQELASDNFSLASGTVRDAGRKRLLRSLAQYRSVEEIENLPLSPSIRLKDIAAIRLEEPDKRYSVRVNSRPAVAIVVFKEGEANTVEVSRRIRDEVERLRTDPRMASIYMEVLFNQGRVIEDSLANLVRGGLLGAGLAALILFFFLRRFRLTAIVTLSIPLSLLIALVSMFFGGESLNILTILALVIAVGMLVDNSIVVAENIHRHHREGWSRFDACVRGAGEIALAITMATLTTVIVFVPAALVEGEGQFFLIRLAWPISVALLASLAVALVFIPLSVYLTLPSTPHPSQPSLWNRGHLHLNAALRAAYEASLGRLNRLYVRTLDFFLARRLDLILLLIAAFALTFGWAFRKVELVSQQEEDRTNFQLRVEASNEYSFEDLGEYFREVEDILAARQEELGLKGYFVFYRQRGGQVEGWIDTDRPRSLSAKQLAEKVQEALPKKPGIRIFHGDENRAQEARGKSVFVVHLEGDDAAELDALAARVQPLFLAVDGVLGIRRGEEAAPSEMALRIDRDRAAAVGVNPEVIAGLVGYALRGNALPKYNDRGREIPVRLRFREADRETLAELGAFQIPTADGGRLPLAALTDSSVENAPRGIFRRNKRTTRSITLELRDEQSGPVRERLTAIQNSIALPEGVTFGSTAVDTSREDLLAMQFAATLSVVFIYLLMAFLFESFVLPLSIICTIPLAGIGVVWIHFLTGRDLDFLGVVGIILLIGVVVNNGIVLVDYINRLIHEGQSRRDALLHAAERRFRPILMTALTTIVGMVPLTLSAPSETGLSYKSFGLTLIGGMSAATLLTLLVVPVFYTLFDDLRGSITRGWGLAGGRGRVGSLPACTGSQ comes from the coding sequence ATGCCGCCCCCCAGTCCTGAACTTCCCCCGCAGGACCGCACCGAGGAGTTCGCCAGCACCCTCACCCGCGTCTCCCTCCGCCGCCGCGTCACCGTCCTCGTCCTCCTCCTCGCCATCCTCGTCGTCGGCGTCGTCGCCACCGTCGGCATCCCCCTCGAACTGTTCCCCCGCGGCTACACCGGCCATTCCCTCAACGTCTGGGTCCCCTGGCAGGACGCCCCGGTCCAGGAGGTGCTCCAGAAGATCACCCTCCCCCTCGAGGAGGAACTCAGCACCGTCCGCGGCCTCGACGGCATCAATTCCTACTCCGGCAAGGGTTCCGCCGGCGCCTTCCTCCGCTTCAAGCGCGGCACCGACATGGATGTCGCCTACCGCGAGGTCCGCGATCGCGTCCAGCGCGCCCGCCTCCTCCTCCCCTCCGATGCCGACCGCATCTTCATCCGCAAGGAGGACGCCTCCGGCATTCCCGTGGCCGTCATCGGCATGGCCATCGACCCCGGCCTCACCGACTACTACACCCTCATCCGCCGCCAGGTCGTCCAGCGCTTCGAACGCCTCGACGGCGTCGCCAACGTCCGCACCGACGGCCTCGAGGAAAAGGAGATCCTCATCGAGGTCAACCGCCAGCGCGCCGAAAGCAGCGGCCTCAACCTCTACCAGCTCTCCCAGGAACTCGCCTCCGACAACTTCTCCCTCGCCAGCGGCACCGTCCGCGATGCCGGACGCAAACGCCTTCTCCGTTCCCTCGCCCAGTACCGCTCCGTCGAGGAGATCGAGAACCTCCCCCTCTCGCCCTCCATCCGCCTCAAGGACATCGCCGCCATCCGCCTCGAGGAACCCGACAAACGCTACTCCGTCCGCGTCAACAGCCGTCCCGCCGTCGCCATCGTGGTCTTCAAGGAGGGCGAGGCCAACACGGTCGAGGTCTCCCGCCGGATCCGGGACGAGGTCGAACGCCTTCGCACCGATCCCCGCATGGCCTCGATCTACATGGAGGTCCTCTTCAACCAGGGCCGCGTGATCGAGGATTCCCTCGCCAACCTCGTCCGCGGCGGCCTGCTCGGTGCCGGCCTCGCCGCCCTCATCCTCTTCTTCTTCCTCCGCCGGTTCCGTCTCACCGCCATCGTCACCCTCTCCATCCCCCTCTCCCTCCTCATCGCCCTCGTTTCCATGTTCTTTGGCGGCGAATCCCTCAACATCCTCACCATCCTCGCCCTGGTCATCGCCGTCGGCATGCTGGTGGACAACTCGATCGTGGTCGCCGAGAACATCCATCGCCATCACCGCGAGGGCTGGTCCCGCTTCGACGCCTGCGTCCGTGGCGCCGGTGAAATCGCCCTGGCCATCACCATGGCCACCCTCACCACCGTGATCGTGTTCGTCCCCGCCGCCCTCGTCGAAGGCGAGGGCCAGTTCTTCCTCATCCGCCTCGCCTGGCCCATCTCCGTCGCGCTTCTTGCGTCCCTCGCCGTGGCCCTGGTCTTCATCCCGCTCAGCGTCTATCTCACCCTCCCTTCCACTCCCCACCCCTCCCAACCCTCCCTCTGGAATCGCGGACACCTGCACCTCAACGCCGCCCTCCGCGCCGCCTACGAGGCGTCCCTCGGCCGCCTCAACCGCCTCTACGTCCGGACCCTCGACTTCTTCCTCGCCCGCCGCCTCGACCTCATCCTCCTCCTCATCGCCGCCTTTGCCCTGACCTTCGGCTGGGCCTTCAGGAAGGTCGAACTGGTCTCCCAGCAGGAGGAGGACCGCACCAACTTCCAGCTCCGTGTCGAGGCCTCCAACGAATACAGCTTCGAGGACCTCGGCGAATACTTCCGCGAGGTCGAGGATATCCTCGCCGCCCGCCAGGAGGAACTCGGCCTCAAGGGCTACTTCGTCTTCTACCGCCAGCGCGGCGGCCAGGTCGAAGGCTGGATCGACACCGACCGGCCCCGCTCCCTCTCCGCCAAACAGCTCGCCGAAAAAGTCCAGGAGGCCCTCCCGAAAAAACCCGGCATCCGCATCTTCCACGGCGACGAGAACCGCGCCCAGGAGGCCCGCGGCAAATCCGTCTTCGTCGTCCATCTCGAAGGCGACGACGCCGCCGAACTCGACGCCCTCGCCGCCCGGGTTCAACCCCTCTTCCTCGCCGTGGACGGCGTCCTTGGCATCCGTCGTGGCGAGGAGGCCGCCCCCAGCGAGATGGCCCTCCGCATCGACCGCGACCGTGCCGCCGCCGTCGGCGTCAATCCCGAGGTCATCGCCGGCCTCGTAGGCTATGCCCTCCGCGGCAACGCCCTCCCCAAGTACAACGATCGCGGCCGCGAAATCCCCGTCCGCCTCCGCTTCCGTGAAGCCGACCGCGAAACCCTCGCCGAACTCGGCGCCTTCCAGATCCCCACCGCCGACGGCGGTCGTCTCCCCCTCGCCGCCCTCACCGACAGCTCCGTCGAGAACGCCCCCCGCGGCATCTTCCGCCGCAACAAGCGCACCACCCGCTCCATCACCCTCGAACTCCGCGACGAACAGTCAGGCCCCGTCCGCGAACGCCTCACCGCCATCCAGAACAGCATCGCCCTCCCCGAAGGCGTCACCTTCGGCTCCACCGCCGTCGATACCAGCCGCGAAGACCTCCTCGCCATGCAGTTCGCCGCCACCCTCTCCGTGGTCTTCATCTACCTCCTCATGGCCTTCCTCTTCGAATCCTTCGTCCTCCCCCTCTCCATCATCTGCACCATTCCCCTCGCCGGCATCGGCGTCGTCTGGATCCATTTCCTCACCGGACGCGACCTCGATTTCCTCGGGGTCGTCGGCATCATCCTCCTCATCGGTGTCGTGGTGAACAACGGCATCGTCCTCGTGGACTACATCAATCGCCTGATCCACGAAGGCCAGTCCCGCCGGGATGCCCTCCTCCACGCCGCCGAACGCCGGTTCCGTCCCATCCTCATGACCGCCCTGACCACCATCGTCGGCATGGTCCCCCTCACCCTCAGCGCCCCCAGCGAGACCGGCCTCTCCTACAAGAGCTTCGGACTCACCCTCATCGGCGGCATGAGCGCCGCCACCCTGCTCACCCTCCTCGTCGTCCCCGTGTTCTACACCCTCTTCGACGACCTCCGCGGCTCCATCACTCGCGGATGGGGACTTGCCGGCGGGCGGGGGCGGGTGGGTAGCCTGCCGGCATGCACGGGTTCGCAATGA
- a CDS encoding M48 family metallopeptidase — MHGFAMTVLALIALRWAAQIVLEYLNLRTLEDHRDRIPPELDGVMDPETHRRSVDYTAAKSRLGVWEFSTAMLLLVGVLFSGFLPWLWDIWTGFAGTGAWAGAGGLFLVATLLSIAAWPWEWWAQFRLEERFGFNTTTPKTWWLDRLKSFLLSAALGLPLLALLLQWVHWAGPLWWWWSWLTLVAFQTILLVVAPMLILPLFNRFNPLPEGPLKDRLWALAARTGFRARAIEVMDGSRRSRHANAFFTGLGRFRKIVLYDTLLNQLGEPEVEAVLAHEIGHARRRHLVKMAAVMAPLTLAGFALVAWLAHQPWFFAAFGFNTPSLAVAFLLFALLADTVTFWILPLTRHLTRRFEFEADAFAAKAVGTAQPLIEALRVLHRKNLSNLTPHPWYSTFHYSHPTLIERERALRAIPPGCG, encoded by the coding sequence ATGCACGGGTTCGCAATGACGGTGTTGGCCCTGATCGCCCTGCGCTGGGCGGCTCAGATCGTCCTTGAGTACCTCAATCTCAGAACGCTGGAGGACCACCGGGACCGGATTCCTCCGGAGCTCGACGGGGTGATGGACCCCGAAACGCACCGGCGTTCGGTGGATTACACAGCGGCCAAGAGCCGGCTCGGGGTCTGGGAGTTCTCCACCGCCATGCTGCTGCTGGTGGGCGTGCTGTTCAGCGGCTTCCTTCCGTGGCTCTGGGACATCTGGACCGGATTCGCCGGCACCGGTGCCTGGGCAGGCGCCGGAGGCCTGTTCCTCGTCGCCACCCTGCTCTCGATCGCGGCGTGGCCGTGGGAATGGTGGGCCCAGTTCCGTCTCGAGGAACGCTTCGGCTTCAATACCACCACCCCGAAAACCTGGTGGCTCGACCGGCTCAAGTCGTTCCTCCTCTCCGCCGCCCTCGGCCTCCCCCTGCTCGCCCTCCTCCTCCAATGGGTCCATTGGGCCGGCCCCCTGTGGTGGTGGTGGAGCTGGCTGACGCTCGTCGCCTTCCAGACGATCCTCCTGGTGGTCGCCCCCATGCTGATTCTGCCCCTGTTCAACCGGTTCAACCCGCTCCCCGAAGGCCCGCTCAAGGACCGCCTCTGGGCCCTGGCCGCCCGGACCGGCTTTCGTGCCCGCGCCATCGAAGTGATGGATGGCAGCCGCCGCTCCCGCCATGCCAATGCCTTCTTCACCGGCCTCGGGCGCTTCCGGAAGATCGTCCTCTACGACACCCTCCTGAACCAGCTCGGCGAACCCGAGGTCGAGGCGGTGCTGGCCCACGAAATCGGGCATGCCCGGCGGCGGCACCTGGTGAAGATGGCAGCCGTGATGGCCCCGCTCACCCTGGCCGGATTCGCCCTGGTCGCCTGGCTCGCCCATCAACCGTGGTTCTTCGCCGCCTTCGGCTTCAATACCCCGTCCCTCGCCGTCGCCTTCCTCCTGTTCGCGCTCCTCGCGGATACCGTCACCTTCTGGATCCTGCCGCTGACGCGCCACCTCACCCGCCGGTTCGAATTCGAGGCGGACGCCTTCGCCGCCAAGGCCGTGGGGACAGCCCAGCCGCTCATCGAAGCCCTGCGCGTCCTGCACCGGAAGAACCTCTCGAATCTCACGCCCCACCCCTGGTACAGCACATTCCACTACTCGCACCCCACCCTGATCGAACGGGAGCGGGCCCTGCGGGCCATCCCCCCGGGTTGCGGGTAG
- a CDS encoding ABC transporter permease, translating to MTLPWMVRKSLRQHLLSTLVTALSIALAGGLLMAVWVVKEQAQNAFTGVNSGFDAVLGARGSQLQLVLNTLFHIEESPGNIPMTDYEQIRSHGAVQTAIPIALGDNYLGYRIVGTITNLFTEVELSEGRRHRLARGRLFDPELREAVVGSFAAQRLGWKPGDTFQPYHGLIFNPNDQHAETYVVVGILEPSNTPADRVIWIPLQGVQLMAGHDPRAANDISGVLIKFRDTSPLTARNLDLMYNRQGNRLTFAWPIARIVAQLFNRIAWVDRVLALVAYLVALVATGSILVSIYNSMSERRRDIAILRALGARRRTIFSAIVLEAAAIAALGMALAFIVYGAILATVAAIVRAQVGVVLDPWAPAAVMLWAPVGMIAMAALAGVIPAWKAYRTPVAENLSPVS from the coding sequence GTGACCCTGCCGTGGATGGTGCGGAAGAGCCTCCGGCAGCATCTGCTGTCCACGCTGGTAACCGCGTTGTCGATCGCCCTGGCCGGGGGGCTGCTCATGGCGGTGTGGGTGGTGAAGGAGCAGGCACAGAATGCGTTCACGGGGGTGAACTCGGGTTTCGATGCGGTGCTGGGGGCCCGGGGATCGCAGTTGCAGCTCGTGTTGAACACGCTGTTTCACATCGAGGAGTCGCCGGGGAACATCCCCATGACCGATTACGAGCAGATCCGATCGCACGGGGCGGTGCAGACGGCGATTCCGATCGCGCTGGGGGACAACTATCTCGGGTACCGCATCGTGGGAACGATCACCAACCTGTTCACGGAGGTGGAACTATCGGAGGGACGCCGTCACCGGCTGGCGCGGGGACGTCTGTTCGATCCGGAATTGCGCGAGGCGGTGGTGGGGAGTTTTGCGGCGCAGCGGCTGGGCTGGAAACCGGGCGACACGTTCCAGCCGTACCACGGATTGATCTTCAACCCGAACGACCAGCATGCGGAGACCTACGTGGTGGTGGGCATTCTCGAACCGAGCAACACGCCGGCCGACCGGGTGATCTGGATCCCGCTGCAGGGGGTGCAGTTGATGGCCGGCCACGACCCGAGGGCCGCCAACGACATCAGCGGGGTGCTCATCAAGTTCCGGGACACCAGTCCGCTCACCGCGCGCAACCTGGACCTGATGTACAACCGGCAGGGCAACCGGCTGACCTTTGCCTGGCCCATCGCGCGGATCGTCGCCCAACTCTTCAACCGCATCGCGTGGGTGGACCGGGTGCTGGCGCTGGTGGCGTATCTGGTGGCCCTGGTGGCAACCGGCTCGATCCTGGTGAGCATCTACAACTCGATGTCCGAACGACGCCGGGACATCGCCATCCTGCGGGCGCTGGGGGCCAGGCGACGGACCATCTTCTCCGCCATCGTCCTCGAGGCGGCGGCCATCGCGGCGCTCGGCATGGCGCTGGCCTTCATCGTGTACGGCGCGATTCTGGCCACGGTTGCTGCCATTGTGCGGGCCCAGGTCGGGGTGGTGCTCGATCCCTGGGCGCCGGCCGCGGTGATGCTCTGGGCACCCGTCGGGATGATTGCGATGGCGGCGCTGGCCGGCGTGATTCCGGCCTGGAAGGCGTACCGGACGCCGGTGGCGGAGAATCTCTCGCCGGTCTCGTGA
- a CDS encoding ABC transporter ATP-binding protein yields MALLEIRDLRKSYRHPEGGGRSTVVDVERFDLEARQQLALSGASGSGKTTFLHLIAGIVIPDCGSIRLDGVELVGLSESVRDRLRATRIGYIFQTFNLVQGYTCLENVLLGMSFGPGADREWAETLLRRVGLGDRLRHYPRQLSTGQQQRVAVARALANRPQLVLADEPTGNLDHKSGREALQLIREGCRDNGAALLLVSHDREVLETFEDRRDLLELNRAAHAREVAS; encoded by the coding sequence ATGGCGCTACTCGAGATACGCGATTTGCGAAAATCCTACCGGCACCCGGAAGGGGGGGGACGCAGCACGGTGGTGGACGTCGAGCGGTTTGACCTGGAGGCCCGGCAGCAACTGGCCCTCAGCGGGGCGAGCGGGTCGGGCAAGACCACGTTCCTGCACCTGATTGCGGGGATTGTCATTCCGGACTGCGGGAGCATCCGGCTGGACGGTGTCGAGCTGGTCGGGCTCAGCGAATCCGTGCGTGACCGGCTGAGGGCGACCCGGATCGGGTACATTTTCCAGACCTTCAACCTGGTCCAGGGGTACACCTGCCTGGAGAACGTGCTGCTGGGGATGTCGTTCGGGCCGGGAGCCGACCGGGAATGGGCCGAGACGCTGCTGCGGCGGGTCGGGCTGGGGGACAGGTTGCGGCACTATCCGCGGCAGCTTTCGACCGGGCAGCAGCAGCGTGTGGCAGTGGCGCGGGCCCTGGCCAACCGGCCGCAGTTGGTGCTGGCCGACGAGCCCACCGGCAATCTCGATCACAAGTCGGGCCGCGAGGCGTTGCAACTGATTCGCGAAGGTTGCCGCGACAACGGGGCGGCGCTGCTGCTGGTCAGCCATGACCGGGAGGTGCTGGAGACCTTCGAGGATCGGCGGGACCTGCTCGAACTGAACCGGGCGGCACACGCGCGGGAGGTGGCATCGTGA